AACCACTCTGCTTTTTTCTCGCGGGCTTTCCATAACAAAGGCGGATTGTGTCCCGCGTTTGTGTAGGTGAGTATTTTTGTTTGCGGTTGGAATTTGGCGTAGACCAAAGAAATAAATTGTTCCGCTTTCAACAGATCGTTAAACAAAAGTTTGTTCATGGCGGTTACTAGCGCGGCCGGAGTTTCGTTGTGAAGGGACTCACTATGAATGCAGGAACGGAGAGCGAAGGCAAGAAGTGCACTGCTGACATCGTGTCCCGAAACGTCCGCAATACATAATTCCAGATTTTTGCCATCGATGGAAAAAAAATCATAATAGTCCGCTCCCACTTTTTGCGCAGGCAAAAGAAAACCGGTCACATCAATTCCTTTGATATTCGGAGGTGTAGCAGGCAGAAGTCTTTGCTGGATGGTGTGGGCCATCTCCAGCTGCATTTTAGCTCGTTCGCCGCTTTTGACTCTCTCCAATAAATCGCAAAGGTGCATGTAGGCGGCGACTTGATCGGACAAAATGGTGAGCAATTTTAAATCGGACTGAGTAAAAGGTTC
Above is a genomic segment from Deltaproteobacteria bacterium containing:
- a CDS encoding SpoIIE family protein phosphatase, producing MPKKEPLEIIHLLSRAISQAAKLEEVYDIMLDELVNTFGVERASIMHFQPKSKTLKIVAARGMDPEIWKNISIPVGEGASGAAFSKAKPVLIEKKKMSPKYKTHSYMIAPVLSFPMKVGKTPIGVINVTDKKSREPFTQSDLKLLTILSDQVAAYMHLCDLLERVKSGERAKMQLEMAHTIQQRLLPATPPNIKGIDVTGFLLPAQKVGADYYDFFSIDGKNLELCIADVSGHDVSSALLAFALRSCIHSESLHNETPAALVTAMNKLLFNDLLKAEQFISLVYAKFQPQTKILTYTNAGHNPPLLWKAREKKAEW